In Fluviispira sanaruensis, a genomic segment contains:
- a CDS encoding TVP38/TMEM64 family protein, producing MKKNIYFIIILLMFFALSHLLNSTGGQNNEFNELIMESFKQSVATLKSVFEQNPITVLIVFSLSFFVLTVLYLPFTASAYVLFAGALFGFYKGVILFTFLLTLAYTCSFLLTRILFYKFFKAKTQSKIHKIVKGFEKDGWIYLLSIRFSAIIPGVVVNTGMGITQIPTWQFYLVTQIGTLPHVIAYVYAGSKIEEIQNLNNIVSPNFFLLLIVLALLPILLKILSDFIIQFKRKFKKE from the coding sequence GTGAAAAAAAATATTTATTTTATAATTATATTGTTGATGTTTTTTGCATTAAGCCATCTTTTAAATTCTACTGGTGGGCAAAATAATGAATTCAATGAGCTTATTATGGAATCATTCAAACAGAGTGTTGCTACTCTCAAATCTGTTTTTGAGCAGAATCCAATAACTGTTTTAATCGTATTTAGTTTATCATTTTTTGTTCTAACCGTTCTTTATCTTCCTTTTACAGCGTCCGCATACGTTTTATTTGCAGGAGCTTTGTTTGGCTTTTATAAAGGAGTCATCCTTTTTACTTTTTTATTAACTTTAGCTTATACGTGTTCATTTCTTTTAACTCGCATTCTTTTTTATAAGTTTTTTAAAGCGAAAACGCAGTCTAAGATCCATAAAATAGTAAAAGGTTTTGAAAAAGATGGTTGGATATATCTTCTTTCCATTCGCTTTTCAGCAATTATACCTGGTGTGGTGGTGAACACAGGAATGGGAATCACGCAAATTCCAACATGGCAGTTTTATTTAGTGACGCAAATTGGAACTTTACCGCACGTGATTGCCTATGTTTATGCAGGAAGTAAGATTGAAGAGATACAAAATTTAAACAATATTGTTTCACCCAATTTCTTTTTGTTACTTATTGTTTTAGCACTCTTGCCTATACTTTTAAAAATACTATCCGATTTTATAATCCAGTTTAAAAGAAAATTTAAAAAGGAATAA
- a CDS encoding S9 family peptidase, with protein MSSAKQSDSFDKWQSPITAEMIASKSISFNDIHMDQGILYWCESRPTDKGRNVIVSYNENKYTDETPINYNIGTSVHGYGGGAFYIKNDTLYFADLKTGLVYQKNIKTQEINPIVNLGEYRYADFCSDPKHKYLYCIRKDVTGKSQFPPTEIVRISVAAKSVDVLLTGADFYSNPTVSPDGKKIVWLQWNHPNMPWDATELWLADLSEEGTLLNKKNISEGQNQAYYQPTWSPDNELYVSSDKTGFWNIYHYTSESFINIYERKCDFGRPMWIIGTRCFQFLSVEEIICCYSEKGIWQTGIVNLKNKSFKEYNNSLTCIYNIVGENNKVGFIGGNPTLAPAIILSDRNNLEKINILRNSIDSSIDKEFISQPELIEFPTRDQKKAYAFYYPPKNLHYKYTENELPPLIVKVHGGPTANADFMLTPKIQYYTSRGFAFVEVNYRGSTGYGKIYREHLKGHWGIMDAEDCIDCALYLCELKKADRNKLIISGSSSGGLTVLASLAFQNIYKCGSCTYGIADLIAMTEHIHKFEAYYDQGLLGGSVKESRNIYFDRSPINSADKITAPVIFFHGDSDSVVHVSQTYKIAAALKKNNIYNEVYIFENEGHGFKNADNIVIALKNELTFFAKVLR; from the coding sequence ATGTCGAGCGCAAAGCAATCCGATTCTTTTGACAAATGGCAGTCCCCCATTACAGCAGAAATGATTGCAAGTAAATCAATTTCTTTCAATGATATTCATATGGATCAAGGGATTCTCTATTGGTGCGAATCACGCCCGACCGACAAAGGGAGAAATGTGATTGTATCCTATAATGAAAACAAATATACCGATGAAACTCCAATTAATTATAATATTGGAACATCCGTCCATGGCTATGGTGGAGGTGCTTTTTACATTAAAAATGATACACTTTATTTTGCCGATTTAAAAACAGGTCTTGTTTATCAAAAAAATATTAAAACTCAAGAAATAAACCCCATCGTAAATCTTGGCGAATATCGCTATGCTGATTTCTGCTCTGATCCTAAGCATAAATATTTATATTGCATTCGCAAAGATGTCACTGGCAAAAGTCAATTTCCACCTACTGAGATCGTAAGAATTTCCGTCGCAGCGAAATCCGTAGATGTCTTATTAACAGGGGCTGATTTTTATAGCAATCCTACAGTCAGTCCCGATGGCAAAAAAATAGTCTGGTTACAATGGAATCATCCAAACATGCCTTGGGATGCCACGGAATTATGGCTTGCCGATCTATCGGAAGAGGGAACCCTTCTCAATAAAAAAAATATTTCCGAAGGACAAAATCAAGCCTATTATCAACCAACATGGTCACCTGACAATGAACTCTATGTCTCTTCAGACAAAACAGGATTCTGGAATATTTATCATTATACAAGTGAAAGTTTTATCAATATATATGAAAGAAAATGCGATTTTGGACGACCCATGTGGATCATTGGCACCCGCTGTTTCCAATTTTTATCGGTTGAGGAAATAATCTGCTGCTACTCTGAAAAAGGCATATGGCAGACAGGTATTGTTAATTTAAAAAATAAAAGCTTTAAAGAATATAATAATTCACTCACATGTATTTATAATATTGTTGGAGAAAATAATAAAGTTGGTTTTATAGGTGGAAACCCTACTTTAGCACCAGCTATTATTTTATCAGATAGAAATAACCTAGAAAAAATAAATATTCTCCGCAATTCCATAGATAGTTCTATTGATAAAGAATTTATTTCTCAGCCAGAATTAATTGAGTTCCCCACCCGTGATCAAAAAAAAGCTTATGCTTTTTATTATCCGCCAAAAAATCTTCATTATAAATATACAGAGAATGAACTCCCTCCACTGATTGTTAAAGTGCATGGAGGGCCAACAGCAAATGCAGATTTTATGCTCACGCCTAAAATCCAATATTACACCAGCCGTGGTTTTGCTTTTGTTGAAGTAAATTACAGAGGAAGTACGGGTTATGGGAAAATATATAGAGAGCATCTCAAAGGTCATTGGGGAATTATGGATGCAGAAGATTGCATAGATTGTGCTCTTTATTTATGTGAATTAAAAAAAGCCGATAGAAATAAGCTCATTATTTCAGGTAGCAGTTCTGGTGGGCTCACTGTTTTAGCGTCACTTGCTTTTCAAAATATTTATAAATGTGGTTCGTGCACATATGGTATTGCAGATTTAATTGCAATGACCGAACATATTCATAAATTTGAAGCTTACTATGATCAAGGTTTACTTGGCGGATCTGTCAAAGAATCAAGAAACATTTATTTCGATCGTTCTCCTATCAACTCAGCAGATAAAATCACAGCTCCTGTGATCTTTTTCCATGGCGACAGTGATTCTGTAGTGCATGTCAGTCAGACTTATAAAATTGCAGCGGCTCTGAAAAAAAATAATATATACAATGAGGTATATATTTTTGAGAATGAAGGACATGGATTTAAAAATGCAGATAATATTGTAATAGCTCTTAAAAATGAACTCACATTTTTTGCAAAAGTATTGAGATAA
- a CDS encoding putative Na+/H+ antiporter, whose translation MTIDCVDKTSIIPTLLENNVVLFSVTTIFVLAVIHTFCASRIVALAHKRPKGSMSEKVLDFLGEVEVVFGFWAFVFLALLSAYLGMQSSLDYLNGIDFKEPIFVFIIMCMSATKPVMFMADRGINFISKFFSKIFFVPYKLALFSAIFIFGTLSGSLLTEPVAMTVSALLLHEHFFQKTNNAKFKYAMLGLLFVNVSIGGTLTHFAAPPVLIVAAHWDWDAAFMFMNFGWKSAIAIVTGTLLTAVYFRKDIIRTNKFPNTSERKQRTPYWIVGVNVGFLVLSIVYHKYVSFLVPLFLLFIGWFEVTKEYQDSLKIRESLLVGFFLGGIVTLGALQQWWLIPLMNYLNPTSLFFGATALTAVTDNAALTYLGTLVPNLSDEFKYSLVAGAVAGGGLTVIANAPNPIGYGILNKSCGEDGISPLYLFLGSLPYTALAIVCLTIL comes from the coding sequence ATGACTATTGATTGTGTTGACAAAACTTCTATCATACCGACTTTACTTGAAAATAATGTTGTGCTTTTTTCAGTAACAACTATTTTTGTTCTGGCTGTTATCCATACATTTTGTGCAAGTCGTATCGTAGCTTTGGCGCATAAAAGACCTAAGGGTTCTATGTCCGAAAAAGTTCTCGACTTCCTGGGTGAAGTGGAAGTTGTTTTTGGTTTTTGGGCCTTTGTTTTTCTTGCTCTCCTATCCGCTTATTTAGGGATGCAATCCTCGCTCGATTATTTAAATGGAATTGATTTTAAAGAACCCATATTTGTTTTTATAATTATGTGTATGTCTGCAACAAAACCTGTTATGTTTATGGCAGATAGAGGAATTAATTTTATCTCAAAATTTTTCTCAAAAATATTTTTCGTCCCATATAAACTGGCATTATTTTCTGCTATTTTTATTTTTGGTACCTTAAGTGGTTCTCTTCTAACAGAACCAGTGGCGATGACAGTTTCTGCATTGCTGCTGCATGAGCATTTTTTTCAAAAAACAAATAATGCAAAATTTAAATATGCCATGCTAGGTCTTTTATTTGTTAATGTTTCCATTGGTGGTACCTTAACTCATTTTGCTGCACCTCCTGTTTTAATTGTAGCAGCGCATTGGGATTGGGACGCTGCGTTTATGTTTATGAATTTTGGCTGGAAATCTGCTATTGCCATAGTCACAGGAACTCTTTTAACGGCAGTTTATTTTCGCAAAGATATTATTAGGACGAATAAATTTCCAAATACGAGTGAGCGGAAACAAAGAACTCCCTATTGGATAGTAGGTGTCAATGTCGGTTTTCTTGTTTTAAGTATTGTTTATCATAAATATGTATCATTTTTAGTTCCGCTCTTCTTACTTTTTATTGGTTGGTTTGAAGTTACTAAAGAATACCAAGATTCATTAAAAATTAGAGAAAGTCTGTTGGTTGGTTTCTTTTTAGGTGGAATTGTAACTTTAGGAGCTTTGCAACAATGGTGGTTGATTCCTCTGATGAATTATTTAAATCCAACCTCTCTATTTTTTGGGGCAACAGCATTGACAGCTGTTACTGATAATGCAGCATTAACTTATTTGGGAACGCTCGTGCCTAACCTATCCGATGAATTTAAATATTCTTTAGTGGCGGGTGCCGTTGCAGGAGGGGGATTGACTGTTATTGCCAATGCGCCCAATCCTATTGGTTATGGGATATTAAATAAAAGTTGTGGTGAAGACGGAATAAGTCCGTTGTATTTATTTTTAGGATCTCTTCCATACACTGCTTTAGCCATAGTCTGTCTAACGATTTTATAA
- a CDS encoding YjjG family noncanonical pyrimidine nucleotidase produces the protein MKYDFILFDADDTLFDFNKSQEIAFRETVSHFAISYHTDVLCSEFKKTNRALWKELENRLISEDDLKILRFKKIFDAHNIKQDPSEVSKIYLQKISQSTHLKAGALSICQFLKEAKIKIGIITNGFENIQKSRFSLSELNPYFDFITISEECGYRKPYAEIFQIALNKFGNARKDNTLMVGDNLEADIIGAQEFGLDSCWYHPHGGNPHKDIIPTFIIHDLMEIKRIINKK, from the coding sequence ATGAAATACGATTTTATTCTTTTTGACGCTGATGACACTCTCTTTGATTTTAATAAATCTCAAGAAATTGCCTTTCGTGAAACCGTCTCACATTTTGCCATCAGTTACCATACCGATGTACTCTGTTCGGAATTTAAAAAAACAAATCGAGCTCTTTGGAAAGAACTTGAAAACAGATTAATTAGCGAAGATGATTTGAAAATTTTACGATTTAAAAAAATTTTTGACGCTCATAATATCAAACAAGATCCGTCTGAAGTGAGTAAAATTTATTTGCAAAAAATCTCTCAAAGTACTCATTTAAAGGCAGGAGCGCTCTCAATCTGTCAATTTTTAAAAGAAGCAAAAATAAAAATTGGAATCATAACAAATGGTTTTGAAAATATTCAAAAAAGCAGATTCTCACTGTCTGAACTCAATCCTTATTTTGATTTTATAACTATATCTGAAGAATGTGGCTATCGAAAACCTTATGCTGAGATTTTTCAAATTGCTTTGAATAAATTTGGCAATGCACGTAAAGATAATACTCTCATGGTTGGTGATAATTTAGAGGCAGATATTATTGGCGCACAAGAATTTGGTTTGGATAGTTGTTGGTATCATCCGCATGGTGGAAATCCACACAAGGATATTATTCCAACTTTTATTATTCATGATTTAATGGAAATTAAAAGAATTATAAACAAAAAATAA
- the fabF gene encoding beta-ketoacyl-ACP synthase II — protein sequence MMKRVVVTGLGIVCPIGNNLEECWENAIAGKSGIGKLTTFEPPENCVTIAGEVKNFNPADFMDEKEAKRNQRFVHLAVAASKMALENAQLKLDLSNQNDIGVAIGVGIGALGYLEDQSFTARTKGIKRVSPFTIPGFIGNMAAGVVSLETGAKGPNVCTATACSSAGHAIGDALMYIQTGRAKAMICGGAESALSLVAFAGFGQMKALSSDFSDHPEKASRPFDKDRSGFIMGEGSGILIIEEYEYAKARGANIICELVGFGASGDAYHFTSPAPGGEGGARAMQQALSTSGLKPEDVDYINAHGTSTGQGDLCETQAIKTIFGDHAYKLNVSSTKSMTGHLLGAAGGIEAVFSAMAIKTGIIPPTINLDHPDEQCDLNFTANKAVRREVNVAISNSFGFGGTNVCLALRKIRD from the coding sequence TTGATGAAACGTGTCGTCGTAACTGGTCTTGGAATCGTATGTCCAATCGGCAATAATTTAGAGGAATGCTGGGAGAATGCAATTGCAGGAAAAAGTGGAATTGGCAAGCTTACTACGTTTGAGCCCCCAGAAAATTGCGTGACAATTGCGGGTGAGGTCAAAAATTTTAATCCAGCTGATTTCATGGATGAAAAAGAAGCTAAAAGAAATCAACGCTTTGTTCATCTTGCCGTTGCGGCGTCAAAAATGGCGTTAGAAAATGCTCAATTGAAGCTCGACCTAAGCAATCAAAATGACATTGGGGTTGCTATTGGAGTTGGTATTGGTGCTCTAGGATATCTTGAAGATCAATCCTTCACCGCTCGTACCAAAGGGATTAAGAGAGTTTCACCATTCACAATCCCTGGCTTCATTGGCAATATGGCTGCAGGTGTCGTTTCTTTGGAAACGGGAGCTAAAGGACCAAATGTTTGCACAGCAACAGCATGTTCAAGTGCAGGACACGCCATTGGCGATGCTCTAATGTACATTCAAACAGGCAGAGCCAAAGCCATGATTTGCGGAGGAGCGGAGTCTGCATTGAGCCTCGTTGCTTTTGCTGGTTTTGGTCAGATGAAAGCTCTTTCTTCAGATTTTTCAGATCATCCAGAAAAAGCATCACGCCCTTTCGATAAAGATCGCTCTGGTTTTATTATGGGAGAAGGCTCTGGAATACTTATTATTGAAGAATACGAGTATGCAAAGGCGCGTGGAGCAAATATTATTTGTGAACTTGTTGGCTTTGGTGCATCTGGGGATGCCTATCACTTTACTTCACCAGCTCCAGGCGGAGAAGGTGGAGCGCGCGCTATGCAGCAAGCACTTAGCACATCTGGATTGAAACCTGAGGACGTAGATTATATAAATGCTCATGGTACATCTACTGGCCAAGGTGACTTGTGCGAAACACAAGCTATCAAAACCATATTTGGCGATCATGCTTATAAGTTAAATGTAAGTTCAACAAAAAGCATGACAGGTCATTTATTAGGCGCTGCAGGTGGAATAGAAGCTGTTTTCTCAGCGATGGCTATTAAAACAGGGATTATCCCACCAACTATTAACCTCGATCATCCTGACGAGCAGTGTGATCTCAACTTCACTGCCAACAAAGCCGTCCGGCGTGAAGTGAATGTGGCCATCTCAAATTCATTTGGGTTTGGTGGAACCAATGTTTGTTTAGCACTTCGTAAAATAAGAGATTAA
- a CDS encoding HAD family hydrolase has protein sequence MLNLKHKILSKKAILWDFDGCLCDSERIHFLAYAKAFAHIGHTLNEYEYYETFTHTGAGVAKEIETYNISCNLEEIRTDKAKHYWELISKGAAQIYTEIPEILSILKRNGHVNAIASNSPASEINLILSQQKEKLCIDHVIGIEPGMRKKPYPDLYLKALEVLKISPSEALVIEDSERGLLAAQAAGCDALWIKTNLNERFETKADHLSRLTHEQLLQIIK, from the coding sequence ATGCTAAATCTAAAACACAAAATACTTTCCAAAAAGGCAATACTTTGGGATTTTGACGGATGCCTATGCGACTCTGAACGCATACACTTTTTAGCGTACGCAAAAGCATTTGCACATATCGGGCACACACTCAATGAATATGAATACTATGAGACGTTCACACACACAGGAGCAGGTGTCGCAAAGGAAATCGAAACATATAACATAAGTTGCAATCTTGAAGAAATAAGAACGGACAAAGCAAAACACTATTGGGAACTTATTTCAAAAGGAGCCGCTCAGATATATACTGAAATTCCAGAAATTCTATCTATCTTAAAAAGAAACGGCCATGTCAATGCTATAGCGAGCAATAGTCCTGCGAGTGAAATAAATCTTATCCTTTCTCAACAAAAAGAAAAATTATGTATTGACCACGTGATAGGTATTGAACCAGGTATGCGCAAAAAACCATACCCCGATCTTTACCTGAAAGCACTTGAGGTCTTAAAGATTTCGCCGAGCGAAGCACTCGTCATTGAAGACTCTGAACGTGGGCTCCTTGCAGCACAAGCCGCCGGTTGTGATGCTCTTTGGATAAAAACCAACTTAAACGAACGTTTTGAAACAAAAGCGGATCATCTTTCTCGCTTAACCCACGAACAATTACTCCAAATAATAAAGTGA
- a CDS encoding lipoate--protein ligase family protein, translating into MWMDNWVLNLPKKLWPEFSLDAANKAPFLIRFFETQKNVVVLSSSNKAEKEVNEIECVKNNIPILQRKGGGGTVVLGNGCLILTFAFYGKDVFGNSKYFQMINNLWIDSLEKAGCPKLNQQGISDISYINKKIAGTSIFRKKHLLVYQGSLLVNPNLDLISKLLCHPSREPEYREGRSHEQFLTTTQTLGCPLSASELALFCQKYFEENVGQYFKNDVLI; encoded by the coding sequence ATGTGGATGGACAATTGGGTATTAAATTTACCTAAGAAATTATGGCCTGAGTTCTCACTCGATGCTGCAAATAAAGCACCTTTTCTCATTCGCTTTTTTGAGACTCAAAAAAATGTTGTTGTTTTATCGAGCTCAAATAAAGCAGAAAAAGAAGTAAACGAAATTGAATGCGTAAAAAATAATATTCCAATTCTGCAAAGAAAAGGAGGAGGAGGAACTGTTGTCTTAGGAAACGGATGTCTAATCCTTACGTTTGCATTTTATGGAAAAGATGTCTTTGGAAATAGTAAATATTTTCAAATGATAAATAACTTGTGGATCGATTCTCTCGAAAAAGCAGGGTGCCCAAAATTAAATCAACAAGGAATTAGTGATATAAGTTATATAAATAAAAAAATTGCAGGCACAAGTATTTTCCGCAAGAAACATTTACTTGTTTATCAAGGAAGTTTACTCGTAAATCCAAATTTGGATCTAATTTCTAAATTACTCTGCCATCCATCGCGCGAACCTGAATACAGAGAAGGTCGTTCCCATGAACAGTTTTTAACGACCACACAGACTTTAGGATGCCCTTTATCTGCTTCTGAACTTGCTTTGTTTTGCCAAAAATATTTTGAAGAAAATGTAGGGCAATATTTTAAAAATGATGTTCTAATATGA
- a CDS encoding GIN domain-containing protein, which translates to MNVFNQSRVVRYFSSIAIANNFDVEIFVGKAQGLEVKAKADFLPRIVTEVNSFGKLFIHMEDGFSHPTRTHVIIHTHVLNSLFIRDTVQASVLDLHGGGFVFEGTDASECYMSGFVDNFKVTAFGSANINAVELEAQSISLSCNHSSQISLCAKQTLVGTAYGNCHIRYKGKPSVDIFNSGLSKIASY; encoded by the coding sequence ATGAATGTATTTAATCAAAGTCGTGTTGTCCGATATTTTTCATCAATTGCTATTGCAAATAATTTTGATGTAGAAATATTTGTCGGCAAAGCACAAGGGTTAGAAGTTAAAGCTAAGGCTGATTTTTTGCCAAGGATAGTTACTGAGGTCAACTCTTTTGGTAAACTATTTATCCATATGGAGGATGGTTTTTCTCATCCTACGAGAACGCATGTTATCATACACACTCATGTATTAAATTCCTTGTTTATCAGGGACACCGTTCAAGCAAGTGTACTTGATTTACATGGCGGGGGATTTGTCTTTGAAGGAACTGATGCAAGCGAATGTTATATGAGCGGGTTTGTTGATAACTTCAAGGTAACAGCGTTTGGCAGTGCAAATATTAATGCTGTTGAATTAGAGGCTCAATCAATTTCATTATCATGCAATCATTCTTCACAGATCAGCTTATGTGCAAAACAAACACTCGTTGGCACTGCATATGGTAATTGTCATATTCGTTACAAAGGAAAACCAAGCGTTGATATCTTTAACTCTGGGCTTTCAAAAATTGCTTCATATTAG
- the rpmE gene encoding 50S ribosomal protein L31 produces the protein MKENIHPKFGPCEVICACGSVYQTRSTKNTLKVETCSVCHPFWTGKHKVLDTAGRIERFNRKYASKTAGQTSK, from the coding sequence ATGAAAGAAAACATTCATCCTAAATTTGGTCCATGCGAAGTCATTTGCGCTTGCGGTAGCGTATATCAAACTCGCAGCACAAAAAATACATTAAAAGTAGAAACTTGCAGCGTATGCCATCCATTCTGGACAGGCAAGCACAAGGTTCTCGACACAGCGGGTCGTATTGAACGCTTTAATCGTAAATACGCTTCTAAAACAGCGGGTCAAACAAGTAAGTAA
- the prfA gene encoding peptide chain release factor 1 — protein MMLQLAKIERRFLELENLLSRPEIISNNNEFRKLSKERSELEETVRLYREFKKIEEDSKATEELYQESTGEMQDLAFEELKELKKRFEELEKTLSIHLLPKDPNDSKNIFLEIRAGAGGDEASLFAGQLFRAYMRYAERKRWKVEIMSLNENELGGTKEVIALIEGEGVYSILKYESGVHRVQRVPQTEAQGRVHTSTITVAVLPEADDVDVTINENELRVDTYRAGGAGGQHVNRTDSAVRITHIPSGIVVACQDERSQIKNRSKAMKILQAKLLEAAEIEKEKAFSEERRSQVGRGDRSERIRTYNFPQSRVTDHRINHTIHSIDAFMEGDIQEMLDLLRQHYQAEALKLQAEGN, from the coding sequence ATGATGCTTCAACTTGCTAAAATTGAACGTAGATTTCTTGAACTGGAAAACCTTCTCTCCCGTCCTGAAATCATTTCAAACAACAATGAATTTCGCAAACTCAGCAAAGAACGCTCAGAACTAGAGGAAACAGTTAGACTTTATAGAGAATTTAAAAAAATAGAAGAGGATTCTAAGGCTACCGAGGAGCTTTACCAGGAGTCCACGGGCGAAATGCAAGATCTCGCTTTTGAAGAGCTCAAAGAGCTCAAAAAACGCTTTGAGGAGCTCGAAAAAACTTTATCTATCCACCTTCTCCCAAAAGATCCAAACGACTCCAAAAATATTTTCCTTGAAATCCGTGCCGGCGCAGGCGGAGACGAAGCCAGTCTTTTTGCAGGACAGCTCTTCCGCGCATATATGCGCTATGCCGAACGCAAAAGGTGGAAAGTCGAAATCATGTCGTTAAACGAAAATGAACTCGGCGGAACCAAAGAAGTGATTGCACTGATTGAAGGTGAGGGAGTTTATAGCATTCTCAAATACGAAAGTGGCGTCCACCGTGTGCAACGCGTGCCACAAACCGAAGCCCAAGGACGTGTTCATACATCCACAATCACTGTAGCCGTTTTGCCTGAAGCGGATGACGTTGATGTCACAATCAACGAAAATGAACTGCGCGTTGATACCTACCGTGCGGGTGGGGCAGGGGGGCAACACGTCAATAGAACAGACTCTGCTGTGCGTATTACTCACATTCCTTCGGGAATTGTTGTGGCCTGCCAAGATGAACGCTCACAAATAAAAAACCGCTCAAAGGCGATGAAAATTCTCCAAGCCAAACTTCTTGAAGCTGCTGAAATCGAGAAAGAAAAAGCCTTTTCCGAAGAACGTCGCTCGCAAGTGGGAAGAGGGGACAGAAGCGAACGCATACGCACCTATAATTTCCCTCAATCCCGCGTGACGGACCACAGAATTAACCATACCATTCACTCTATCGATGCATTTATGGAAGGCGACATTCAAGAAATGCTCGATTTATTGCGCCAACATTACCAAGCTGAAGCACTCAAGCTACAAGCTGAAGGCAATTGA
- the prmC gene encoding peptide chain release factor N(5)-glutamine methyltransferase: MQVEQEKKEKLWTIREILNWTSKHFHEKKIETPLLDAQLLLCKVLNLSKVQLYIEMDKPLNETEKRDYRALVKRRLNGEPVAYILNEKYWHNLKLYVDKRVLIPRPETESMLDFVLQNKKNCDLKYILDLCTGSGCLAIALAKAFPTTIVIGVDISTEALAVAKINAELNSVHNVEWLLADLTQLEIFQELKTKYKAFDIVVANPPYVTEKEWHSLEHTVKEFEPKLALVAADEGLFIGEQIVKNIEDFSLLSSNSIFAMEMADKQPQKIKSECKKIIQHNHPIWEIPKNEWFTLCDWERKERFLVKNVV, encoded by the coding sequence ATGCAAGTTGAGCAGGAAAAAAAAGAAAAACTCTGGACAATTCGAGAAATCCTCAATTGGACGAGCAAACATTTTCATGAAAAAAAGATAGAGACACCTCTTCTCGATGCTCAACTTCTCCTCTGTAAAGTTCTCAATTTATCCAAAGTTCAACTTTATATTGAAATGGATAAACCGCTCAATGAAACAGAAAAGCGAGACTATCGCGCTCTTGTCAAAAGACGCTTAAATGGTGAGCCCGTTGCTTATATTCTGAACGAAAAGTACTGGCATAATTTAAAATTATACGTCGATAAAAGGGTCTTAATCCCTCGTCCCGAAACGGAATCCATGCTCGACTTTGTCTTGCAAAATAAAAAGAACTGCGATCTAAAATATATCCTTGATTTATGCACAGGATCAGGCTGTCTTGCCATAGCTCTTGCCAAAGCATTTCCCACAACCATAGTGATTGGGGTTGATATTTCTACTGAAGCTTTGGCTGTGGCAAAAATAAATGCCGAACTCAATTCTGTCCACAATGTTGAATGGCTCCTAGCCGATTTAACCCAATTAGAAATATTTCAAGAATTAAAAACAAAATACAAAGCTTTCGACATAGTCGTAGCGAACCCACCTTACGTAACAGAAAAAGAATGGCATTCACTTGAACACACCGTGAAAGAATTTGAACCAAAATTGGCTTTAGTTGCTGCGGATGAAGGCCTCTTTATTGGCGAACAGATAGTAAAAAATATAGAAGATTTTTCTTTACTCAGTTCGAATTCCATTTTTGCCATGGAAATGGCCGATAAGCAGCCACAAAAAATAAAAAGCGAATGCAAAAAAATTATTCAGCACAATCATCCTATTTGGGAAATTCCAAAAAATGAATGGTTCACACTCTGCGATTGGGAAAGAAAAGAGAGGTTTCTGGTTAAGAACGTTGTGTGA